The following coding sequences lie in one Delphinus delphis chromosome 9, mDelDel1.2, whole genome shotgun sequence genomic window:
- the H2BK1 gene encoding histone H2B type 2-K1, with protein MSAEHGQPQQSGGRRGRSSGDKKSKKRSRRKETYSMYIYKVLKQVHPDIGISSKAMSIMNSFVNDVFERLAGEAARLAQYSGRTTLTSREIQTAVRLLLPGELAKHAVSEGTKAVTKYTSSK; from the exons ATGAGCGCTGAGCATGGACAGCCACAGCAGTCCGGGGGCCGGAGGGGCCGGAGCTCTGGAGACAAGAAGTCCAAAAAGCGCAGCCGGCGCAAAGAAACCTACTCAATGTATATCTACAAGGTGCTGAAGCAG GTGCACCCCGACATCGGCATTTCCTCCAAGGCCATGAGCATCATGAATTCGTTCGTGAACGACGTGTTTGAGCGGCTGGCCGGCGAGGCCGCCCGGCTGGCCCAGTACTCGGGCCGAACCACACTGACGTCCCGGGAAATCCAGACAGCCGTGCGCCTGCTGCTTCCAGGGGAGCTGGCCAAGCACGCTGTGTCTGAGGGCACCAAGGCCGTCACCAAGTACACCAGCTCCAAGTGA